A section of the Telopea speciosissima isolate NSW1024214 ecotype Mountain lineage chromosome 3, Tspe_v1, whole genome shotgun sequence genome encodes:
- the LOC122655324 gene encoding uncharacterized protein LOC122655324 gives MEKIFRVLECTDHQKVTCATFMLQGEANMWWKTSWQILEAQDPVITWARFLEVFYENIFPESLRDRKEVEFLHLTQGSDSVMAYKKKFKELAWFAPVHIDTDAKKAKKILRGLNPQLKGSIVVLKLRSYAEVLERALLLEDS, from the coding sequence atggagaagatcttcagAGTCTTGGAGTGCACTGACCACCAGAAGGTGACTTGCGCCACATTCATGCTGCAGGGAGAAGCTAATATGTGGTGGAAGACTTCTTGGCAGATTCTGGAAGCTCAAGATCCAGTAATTACATGGGCGAGATTCTTAGAGGTCTTCTACGAGAACATCTTCCCTGAAAGCCTTAGGGATAGAAAGGAGGTGGAGTTTTTACATTTAACTCAGGGATCAGATTCAGTGATGGCctacaaaaagaaatttaaagaaTTAGCTTGGTTTGCACCTGTACACATTGATACTGATGCTAAGAAGGCTAAGAAAATTTTGAGAGGTTTGAATCCCCAATTGAAGGGATCAATCGTAGTATTGAAGTTGAGATCATATGCTGAGGTGCTAGAGAGAGCACTATTATTAGAGGATAGTTAG